From the Candidatus Poribacteria bacterium genome, one window contains:
- a CDS encoding exo-alpha-sialidase — protein MIRKAEDVERIVAVKGEGYFPVMIKLGNGELLAVIRGGAPHVGVGGRLDLIRSSDGGRSWSKPKVIVDLPPDSRNPAFGRAPNGRLILAFAVTGPYENGRFTDKTGEYTVWLTASEDNGQNWSKPHRLDISPLRYGSPFGRIVSLPDGTMLMNIYGWSEGREYSSYLFRSRDNGVSWGDPSLIAKGYNETALLTLPDGRILALLRDGLGTYRSVSEDGGYTWPKPDEILGRGFHPADAILLKSGAILMTTGHRLEPFGVFAMLSHDGGSSWDVENGLLLDWGSENTDCGYPSSAQLDDGTIVTIYYGVRHRDFPDLERYAICLRYVETIF, from the coding sequence ATGATAAGAAAGGCCGAAGATGTGGAGAGAATTGTGGCCGTCAAGGGTGAGGGATATTTCCCCGTGATGATCAAATTGGGGAACGGAGAACTTCTGGCCGTTATCCGCGGTGGAGCGCCCCACGTCGGTGTCGGGGGACGGCTCGATCTGATAAGGTCATCCGATGGGGGAAGAAGCTGGAGTAAACCAAAAGTGATCGTCGATCTTCCGCCCGATTCGAGAAATCCTGCCTTCGGCAGAGCACCGAACGGAAGGCTTATATTGGCCTTTGCCGTGACAGGGCCCTATGAGAACGGCAGGTTTACGGATAAAACGGGAGAATATACCGTCTGGCTGACCGCCTCGGAGGACAACGGCCAGAACTGGTCGAAGCCCCATAGGCTGGATATATCGCCGCTCAGATATGGATCGCCCTTCGGCAGGATAGTCTCGCTTCCCGATGGCACGATGCTTATGAACATATACGGCTGGAGCGAGGGGAGAGAGTACAGCTCCTATCTTTTCCGCTCGAGGGACAATGGGGTAAGCTGGGGTGATCCGAGCTTGATAGCGAAGGGCTACAACGAGACGGCCCTTCTGACCCTTCCGGACGGGAGAATATTGGCCCTACTCAGAGACGGGCTCGGCACCTATCGATCCGTGTCGGAGGACGGCGGATACACCTGGCCGAAGCCGGATGAAATCCTCGGCAGGGGATTCCATCCGGCCGATGCTATCCTTCTCAAGAGCGGGGCGATCCTTATGACAACCGGACATCGGCTGGAACCCTTTGGAGTTTTCGCCATGCTGAGCCATGATGGCGGCAGCTCCTGGGATGTGGAGAACGGCCTTCTGCTCGATTGGGGAAGCGAAAACACCGACTGCGGCTATCCCAGCTCGGCTCAACTGGACGACGGGACGATCGTGACGATCTACTACGGCGTGAGACATAGGGACTTTCCCGATCTGGAACGGTATGCCATCTGTCTCAGATATGTTGAGACGATCTTCTAA